The following coding sequences are from one Anolis sagrei isolate rAnoSag1 chromosome 6, rAnoSag1.mat, whole genome shotgun sequence window:
- the CEL gene encoding bile salt-activated lipase: MARWGFLCLTFAFCLGIAGAAKLGIVITEGGFVEGVNKKLGLFGNYVDIFKGIPFAAPTKTLEDPQPHPGWPGTLEAKEYKKRCLQSNLMQTDVRGSEDCLYLNIWVPQGKKTVSTNLPVMVWIYGGAFLWGGGQGPNFLQNYLYDGQEIATRGNVIVVTFNYRLGPLGFLSTGDANLPGNYGLKDQHMAIAWVKRNIRNFGGDPDNITIFGESAGAVSVSLQMLSPHNKGLIKRAISQSGVGLCSWAIQKDPLYWATKVAEKVGCPTDNTTTMANCLKVTDPAALTLGYHLDVIGLKYPLVHYLAFSPVVDGDFLPDAPENLFDNAADIDYIAGVNNMDGHFFASIDMPALNRPLKKITPEEVYTVAQGLTMEKGVEGAFRTFSLYTQVWTDSVNQEVMKRTVIDLETDYIFLVPTQQTLALHHQHAKSARTYSYVFSQPSRFLIYPSWVGADHADDLQYVFGKPFVTPLGYRPQDRTVSKAMIAYWTNFAHTGDPNKGELSVPIGWVPYDTQQGYYLEINKDLNYDSVKHGLRNQYVQFWSTSYRNLPDVI; this comes from the exons ATGGCTCGCTGGGGATTCCTCTGCCTCACATTTGCCTTCTGCCTGGGCATAGCAGGGGCTGCAAAG CTGGGCATCGTAATCACGGAAGGAGGCTTCGTGGAAGGAGTCAATAAAAAGTTGGGCCTTTTCGGAAACTATGTAGATATCTTCAAAGGAATCCCTTTTGCAGCACCAACAAAGACCTTAGAAGACCCTCAGCCACACCCTGGCTGGCCAG gCACCTTGGAGGCCAAGGAGTACAAGAAACGTTGCCTGCAATCCAACCTCATGCAGACAGATGTTCGGGGTAGTGAAGATTGTCTTTACTTGAACATTTGGGTTCCTCAAGGGAAGAAAACTG TTTCCACCAACCTACCAGTGATGGTCTGGATTTATGGAGGGGCCTTCCTCTGGGGAGGTGGACAAGGTCCCAATTTTCTCCAGAACTACCTCTATGATGGGCAGGAGATTGCTACCCGTGGAAATGTCATCGTGGTGACCTTTAACTACCGTCTTGGACCTCTGGGCTTCCTCAGTACGGGAGATGCCAACCTTCCAG GTAACTATGGCCTTAAAGACCAGCACATGGCTATTGCCTGGGTGAAGAGAAACATCAGAAACTTTGGAGGAGACCCTGACAACATCACAATCTTCGGGGAGTCTGCTGGGGCTGTTAGTGTCTCCTTACAG ATGCTATCCCCACACAACAAAGGATTGATCAAACGGGCCATCAGTCAGAGTGGAGTTGGTCTTTGCTCATGGGCCATTCAGAAGGACCCTCTCTACTGGGCTACCAAG GTGGCTGAGAAGGTGGGCTGCCCCACGGACAACACCACCACCATGGCAAACTGCCTGAAGGTCACTGACCCTGCAGCGCTGACCCTTGGTTACCACCTTGATGTCATTGGCCTAAAAT ATCCACTTGTCCATTACCTTGCTTTCTCCCCTGTGGTTGATGGTGATTTCCTACCAGATGCACCGGAAAATCTCTTTGACAATGCTGCCGACATTGATTACATTGCCGGGGTGAACAACATGGATGGCCATTTCTTTGCCTCAATTGACATGCCTGCCCTCAATCGTCCACTTAAGAAAATCACACC gGAAGAGGTTTATACTGTCGCTCAAGGGCTGACTATGGAGAAGGGGGTGGAGGGAGCATTCAGAACCTTCTCCCTATATACCCAGGTGTGGACCGACAGCGTGAACCAAGAAGTCATGAAAAGAACCGTGATCGACCTGGAGACTGATTATATATTTCTAGTTCCCACCCAGCAGACCCTGGCTTTACATCATCAACATGCAAA GAGTGCCAGGACATACAGTTATGTCTTCTCCCAGCCATCTCGATTTTTGATCTACCCTAGTTGGGTCGGGGCTGACCATGCTGACGATCTACAGTATGTCTTTGGGAAACCTTTTGTCACGCCATTGGGCTACCGGCCACAAGACAGAACTGTTTCCAAGGCTATGATTGCCTACTGGACAAACTTTGCTCACACAGG tGACCCTAACAAAGGGGAATTATCTGTACCGATTGGCTGGGTTCCATATGACACTCAGCAGGGCTACTACCTGGAGATCAACAAGGACCTCAACTATGATTCAGTAAAACATGGTTTGCGCAACCAATATGTGCAGTTCTGGAGCACATCCTACCGCAACCTTCCAGATGTCATCTAA
- the TMEM101 gene encoding transmembrane protein 101 isoform X1 — protein MAAGSGGSGRRRRGALRLLMRVGSVLLTRFPFWHCLSSLLLNAERAEARRKPDIQVPFLYFDMGAAVLCASFMSFGVKRRWFALGAALQLVVSTYAAYIGGYTHYGDWLKVRMYSRTIAIIGGLLVLASGAGEIYRQKPRNRSLQSTGQVFIGIYLICVAYSLQHSKEDRHAYLSGIPGGEIALQLLFVLYGVLALSFLSGYYITPAAQILSVILPLVILFIDGNLGYWHDSRRVEFWNQMKLIGQNVGIFGASIILATDG, from the exons ATGGCGGCGGGCAGCGGGGGTTCCGGGCGGCGGAGGCGCGGGGCGCTGCGCCTGTTGATGCGGGTGGGCTCGGTGCTGCTCACGCGCTTCCCGTTCTGGCACTGcctcagcagcctcctcctcaaCGCCGAGCGCGCAGAGGCCCGGCG AAAACCAGATATCCAGGTCCCATTTCTCTACTTTGACATGGGTGCCGCAGTGCTCTGTGCCAGTTTCATGTCCTTTGGAGTAAAGCGCCGGTGGTTTGCCCTGGGGGCTGCCCTACAGCTTGTGGTCAGCACATATGCAGCATATATTGGAGGCTACACTCACTACGGAGATTGGCTGAAG GTTAGGATGTATTCACGGACGATAGCCATAATTGGTGGTCTCCTCGTCTTGGCAAGTGGCGCTGGAGAGATCTATCGCCAGAAACCCCGGAACAGATCACTGCAGTCCACTGGGCAGGTTTTCATTGGTATCTACCTCATTTGTGTG gCCTACTCCCTTCAGCACAGTAAGGAAGACCGCCATGCCTATCTCAGTGGCATACCTGGTGGGGAAATTGCCCTGCAACTTCTCTTTGTGCTCTATGGGGTCCTTGCCCTCTCTTTCCTCTCCGGATACTACATCACCCCAGCTGCCCAGATCCTGTCAGTCATTCTCCCTCTGGTCATTCTCTTCATCGATGGCAACTTGGGTTACTGGCACGATTCCCGACGAGTTGAATTCTGGAACCAAATGAAGCTGATTGGACAGAACGTTGGGATCTTTGGGGCCTCTATAATTTTGGCCACAGATGGCTGA
- the TMEM101 gene encoding transmembrane protein 101 isoform X2, translated as MGAAVLCASFMSFGVKRRWFALGAALQLVVSTYAAYIGGYTHYGDWLKVRMYSRTIAIIGGLLVLASGAGEIYRQKPRNRSLQSTGQVFIGIYLICVAYSLQHSKEDRHAYLSGIPGGEIALQLLFVLYGVLALSFLSGYYITPAAQILSVILPLVILFIDGNLGYWHDSRRVEFWNQMKLIGQNVGIFGASIILATDG; from the exons ATGGGTGCCGCAGTGCTCTGTGCCAGTTTCATGTCCTTTGGAGTAAAGCGCCGGTGGTTTGCCCTGGGGGCTGCCCTACAGCTTGTGGTCAGCACATATGCAGCATATATTGGAGGCTACACTCACTACGGAGATTGGCTGAAG GTTAGGATGTATTCACGGACGATAGCCATAATTGGTGGTCTCCTCGTCTTGGCAAGTGGCGCTGGAGAGATCTATCGCCAGAAACCCCGGAACAGATCACTGCAGTCCACTGGGCAGGTTTTCATTGGTATCTACCTCATTTGTGTG gCCTACTCCCTTCAGCACAGTAAGGAAGACCGCCATGCCTATCTCAGTGGCATACCTGGTGGGGAAATTGCCCTGCAACTTCTCTTTGTGCTCTATGGGGTCCTTGCCCTCTCTTTCCTCTCCGGATACTACATCACCCCAGCTGCCCAGATCCTGTCAGTCATTCTCCCTCTGGTCATTCTCTTCATCGATGGCAACTTGGGTTACTGGCACGATTCCCGACGAGTTGAATTCTGGAACCAAATGAAGCTGATTGGACAGAACGTTGGGATCTTTGGGGCCTCTATAATTTTGGCCACAGATGGCTGA